In Arachis hypogaea cultivar Tifrunner chromosome 17, arahy.Tifrunner.gnm2.J5K5, whole genome shotgun sequence, a single window of DNA contains:
- the LOC112766598 gene encoding putative cyclin-A3-1: MALFMLHPYYAINPSCLFQYPSLQTWHPLPLFSAPYYPLAFSVPFLQREPPSEMETRAAAKRRAITANLTETQPLKRKRVVLGDITNFPTEILDTRKPKYKCLNNAKPKKASVTDKNMKVVKVKVEKEKENVLDDEDDKLNVDPVASDIYVYLRKMELEMNRRPRVDYLERIQKDVTANMRGILVDWLVEVAEEYKLLSDTLYLSISYIDRYLSMNRVTKPYLQLLGVSSMLIAAKYEEINPPHVEEFCFITDNTYKKSEVVEMEANILKSLNFEMGSPTIKTFLRRFNEIACESQKGQKLQFEFLCYYLAELSLLEYGCLKFLPSLVAAAVIFLARFIISPESNPWTLTLYDRTGYNSLQLKECVLILHDLYLVRRGACFQAIRKKYKQHKFKYVANIPSPPQIPNSSFEDDFYEENFYE, encoded by the exons ATGGCGCTCTTCATGCTTCATCCTTATTATGCTATAAATCCCAGTTGTCTCTTTCAATATCCCTCCCTTCAAACTTGGCaccctcttcctctcttctctgctCCTTATTACCCTCTCGCTTTCTCTGTCCCCTTTCTTCAACGAGAGCCACCTTCAGAGATGGAGACTCGTGCCGCCGCAAAGAGGAGGGCCATCACCGCAAACCTCACTGAGACTCAACCCCTCAAGAGGAAGCGCGTTGTGTTGGGTGACATTACCAATTTTCCTACTGAAATTTTGGATACTCGGAAACCAAAATACAAATGCCTCAACAATGCCAAGCCCAAGAAAGCTTCTGTCACCGACAAGAACATGAAGGTTGTGAAGGTTAAGgtggagaaggagaaagagaatgtGCTTGATGATGAAGATGACAAGCTCAATGTTGACCCTGTTGCCTCTGATATCTATGTGTACCTTCGGAAGATGGAG TTGGAGATGAATAGAAGACCGAGAGTTGATTATCTTGAGAGGATTCAGAAAGATGTAACTGCAAACATGAGAGGGATTTTGGTGGATTGGTTAGTGGAAGTTGCAGAGGAATACAAGCTTCTCTCTGACACACTATATCTTTCAATTTCTTACATTGATAGGTATCTCTCCATGAATCGTGTCACCAAGCCTTATCTTCAGTTGCTCGGTGTTTCATCAATGCTCATTGCTGC GAAATATGAAGAAATTAATCCTCCTCATGTGGAGGAGTTCTGCTTTATCACTGATAACACATACAAGAAATCAGAG GTAGTGGAAATGGAAGCTAACATACTGAAgtctttgaattttgaaatgggtAGCCCAACTATTAAGACCTTTTTAAG GAGGTTTAATGAGATTGCTTGTGAGAGTCAAAAGGGTCAAAAGTTGCAGTTTGAGTTTCTGTGTTATTACCTTGCTGAACTAAGCTTGTTGGAATATGGATGTTTGAAGTTCTTGCCTTCTTTGGTGGCTGCTGCTGTTATATTTCTTGCTAGATTTATCATATCACCTGAATCAAACCCCTGG ACTTTAACCCTTTATGACCGCACTGGATACAATTCACTTCAGTTGAAAGAATGTGTTCTGATCTTACATGACTTGTATTTGGTAAGAAGGGGAGCATGCTTCCAAGCTATTAGGAAGAAATACAAGCAGCATAAG TTCAAGTATGTGGCAAATATTCCTTCCCCTCCTCAGATACCGAATTCAAGCTTTGAAGATGACTTTTATGAAGAAAACTTTTATGAGTAA